In Methermicoccus shengliensis DSM 18856, a single genomic region encodes these proteins:
- the ilvN gene encoding acetolactate synthase small subunit, whose translation MKHTLAVLVENKSGVLARVAGLFARRGYNIDSLAVGVTENPEISRMTIVVRGDDRVLEQVSKQLNKLIDVIKVSDLPSEESVERELALFKVAADASTRPAIMQLVDVFRANIIDVSKRSLIIEITGDEEKINAMESLLRDFGILEMCRTGRIAMSRGLKSVVYEDEG comes from the coding sequence ATGAAGCATACACTCGCAGTCCTCGTAGAGAACAAGTCGGGGGTGCTCGCAAGGGTGGCTGGGCTGTTTGCAAGAAGGGGCTACAACATCGACTCTCTGGCAGTTGGAGTGACAGAGAACCCAGAGATATCGAGGATGACCATCGTGGTGAGAGGAGATGACAGGGTGCTCGAGCAGGTCAGCAAGCAGCTCAACAAGCTGATAGACGTGATAAAGGTCTCGGACCTTCCCTCCGAGGAGTCAGTGGAGAGAGAGCTTGCCCTGTTCAAGGTGGCAGCCGATGCCTCCACTCGTCCTGCCATCATGCAGCTCGTGGACGTGTTCAGGGCAAACATCATCGATGTGAGCAAGCGCTCGCTCATAATAGAGATCACAGGGGACGAGGAGAAGATCAATGCCATGGAGAGTCTGCTTCGGGACTTTGGCATCCTCGAGATGTGCAGGACTGGCAGGATTGCCATGAGTCGTGGGCTAAAGAGCGTGGTGTACGAGGATGAAGGATAG
- a CDS encoding LeuA family protein, with protein MYSRYEDIPKLSLPEGQEVYVSDSTIRDGMQMPGIVMTTEHKLRIYRALHEIGVEKLELFAYHERDRMAIREMQDLGYEKPEITGWARANPADIDIILGVDGIEETGILMSVSDVHIKTKMGLSNRQEAEEKYLSALQYAVDHGLRTRAHLEDMTRADNSGFVFPLVRKIVEIDPECIIRVCDTVGYGVPFEWVGEPYGIPYLIRGVREAGARHVETHCHDDFGMAFINSVVGYWYGADWSSVTFLGMGERAGNAELEKLLLFLNQRLGIDKYNLKPLNPLARYVQRELGIRIPRNKAVVGENIFAHESGIHTAGVLKNPFNYEPYPPEVLGVERKLFVGSTSGADVIAHKVEEILQKELGVSIKVNKRDKRIEAITREIQRLYNEEKRRSCISDDEMKEYVKKYYLVEALIHEDGGEDDQSGTFE; from the coding sequence ATGTACAGTCGTTATGAGGACATCCCAAAATTGAGTTTACCAGAGGGGCAGGAGGTGTACGTCAGCGATAGCACCATCAGGGACGGCATGCAGATGCCAGGCATCGTCATGACAACAGAGCACAAGCTTCGAATCTACAGGGCACTTCACGAGATTGGCGTGGAGAAGCTGGAGCTGTTTGCGTATCACGAGAGAGACAGGATGGCCATAAGGGAGATGCAGGACTTGGGCTATGAGAAGCCAGAGATTACGGGTTGGGCGAGGGCCAACCCAGCGGACATCGATATCATTCTTGGTGTGGATGGGATAGAGGAGACGGGCATCCTGATGTCAGTTTCAGATGTGCACATAAAGACCAAGATGGGGCTCTCTAACAGGCAGGAGGCCGAGGAGAAGTATCTAAGTGCCCTGCAGTATGCGGTTGACCATGGACTAAGAACTCGAGCCCATCTGGAGGATATGACGAGAGCGGACAACTCGGGGTTTGTGTTTCCCCTCGTTCGCAAGATTGTGGAGATTGACCCGGAGTGCATAATAAGGGTGTGTGATACAGTTGGATATGGGGTACCGTTTGAGTGGGTGGGCGAGCCCTATGGCATTCCCTACCTCATCAGGGGCGTGAGGGAGGCTGGTGCAAGGCACGTGGAGACCCACTGTCACGATGACTTTGGCATGGCATTCATCAATTCCGTTGTGGGGTACTGGTATGGTGCCGACTGGTCGAGCGTCACGTTCTTGGGGATGGGGGAGAGGGCTGGAAATGCCGAGCTGGAAAAGCTGTTGCTGTTCTTAAATCAGAGGTTGGGGATAGACAAGTACAATCTCAAGCCACTGAACCCCCTCGCCCGCTATGTCCAGCGAGAGCTTGGCATCAGGATTCCTAGAAACAAGGCCGTGGTGGGCGAGAACATCTTTGCCCACGAGTCTGGAATACACACCGCTGGCGTGCTCAAAAACCCGTTCAACTACGAGCCCTATCCGCCAGAGGTGCTTGGCGTGGAACGAAAACTCTTTGTGGGCAGCACCTCGGGAGCAGATGTGATTGCCCACAAGGTGGAGGAGATACTCCAAAAGGAGCTCGGAGTATCCATAAAGGTCAACAAGCGGGACAAGCGAATCGAGGCAATCACACGGGAGATTCAGAGGCTGTACAACGAGGAGAAGCGACGCTCATGCATCTCAGACGACGAGATGAAGGAGTACGTGAAGAAGTACTACCTAGTCGAGGCCCTCATACACGAGGATGGCGGGGAGGATGATCAGAGTGGCACCTTTGAGTGA
- a CDS encoding YhbY family RNA-binding protein codes for MSEKEESKSPERAMAEIAPTLHVGKSGITTQLLEELTRQLEKRKVVKVRLLRSARQSMDTEQAARQLAEGTGGRVVDIRGGCIVLKRQ; via the coding sequence ATGAGTGAAAAAGAAGAGTCAAAAAGCCCAGAGAGGGCGATGGCTGAGATTGCGCCGACGTTGCACGTGGGCAAGTCTGGAATCACCACGCAGCTGCTCGAGGAGCTTACAAGGCAGCTCGAGAAGAGGAAGGTGGTGAAGGTGAGGCTGCTGAGGTCTGCAAGGCAGTCCATGGACACCGAGCAGGCTGCAAGGCAGCTGGCAGAGGGCACAGGTGGCAGAGTGGTGGATATAAGGGGCGGGTGCATTGTGCTCAAGAGGCAGTGA
- a CDS encoding DUF2299 family protein, producing the protein MAVDTPEQASSLIKRWLVDRGYFVEEEKREEAHFQYAARSGIGMNFVVVQPKALRRSVIVAARLTLHPDHLKALHAMNPSERHELLMDIRYGLLFSPTAFRTEPPEDDLVRSFVFEVEITYDELTEGSLLRAMNDVQRGLLYVVWKLTDAFGKAQSGEDYDMMVQ; encoded by the coding sequence ATGGCCGTTGACACACCAGAGCAGGCATCCTCCCTCATCAAGCGCTGGCTTGTGGACAGGGGGTACTTCGTGGAGGAAGAGAAAAGGGAGGAGGCCCACTTCCAGTATGCAGCTCGGAGCGGGATTGGGATGAACTTTGTGGTAGTACAGCCCAAGGCTCTTAGAAGATCAGTGATCGTGGCAGCAAGGCTCACGCTGCATCCAGACCACCTCAAGGCACTGCATGCCATGAATCCCTCAGAGAGGCACGAGCTGCTGATGGATATAAGGTATGGACTGCTGTTTTCACCTACTGCGTTTCGCACAGAGCCACCAGAGGACGACCTCGTTCGCTCCTTTGTGTTTGAGGTGGAGATAACGTATGATGAGCTCACAGAGGGTAGCCTGCTAAGGGCGATGAACGATGTGCAAAGGGGCCTGCTGTACGTGGTGTGGAAGCTGACAGATGCCTTTGGGAAGGCCCAAAGCGGGGAGGACTACGACATGATGGTGCAGTGA
- a CDS encoding DNA primase large subunit PriL, translating into MQLSQFYNLPFTKSAAEYVDSLDVELLDIVYKNVYDIALNRAESRIVQALEGDIEKPLFADSQITEMEVELLSYPIARLLLSCIGDLYAIRRYALKEAKSSGEFLKGVLSKMDEGEALSFLEELAHELGVRVEHMEGGSRMSLTSYLKYASHIHEPRWKLVNREVDRGMVVVRRDEMIRLLQEAMRTKVEEGMPLSVPPEVCRRLSVRIGRIRTLLGEKKARFEQENVRGPERAYPPCIREAMRLVREGMNLPHSQRFALTSFLLTIGWGVQEVVELLASSPDFDEKMATYQVEHIAGSTGTTYTPPSCATMQTYGNCMGKDELCARVSHPLAYYRWRVKKEGRVKKEGE; encoded by the coding sequence ATGCAGCTCTCCCAGTTCTACAACCTCCCCTTCACCAAGAGCGCCGCCGAATATGTGGATAGCCTCGATGTAGAACTGCTCGATATTGTATACAAGAATGTGTATGACATCGCCCTGAACAGGGCAGAAAGCAGGATAGTGCAGGCACTCGAGGGAGATATCGAAAAGCCACTCTTTGCTGACAGCCAGATAACTGAGATGGAGGTGGAGCTGCTCTCTTACCCCATAGCAAGGCTCCTGCTCTCCTGTATAGGGGACTTGTACGCCATCCGCAGGTATGCGCTCAAGGAGGCAAAGAGTTCTGGTGAGTTCCTGAAGGGTGTGCTCTCCAAGATGGATGAGGGGGAAGCCCTGTCCTTCTTAGAAGAGCTGGCGCACGAGCTCGGTGTTAGGGTGGAGCACATGGAAGGAGGCTCTCGGATGTCCCTCACATCATATCTGAAGTATGCGAGCCACATCCACGAGCCCAGATGGAAACTCGTCAATCGCGAGGTCGACCGTGGGATGGTCGTGGTTCGAAGGGACGAGATGATAAGGCTGCTTCAGGAGGCAATGCGAACGAAGGTCGAGGAAGGGATGCCCCTCAGCGTGCCCCCGGAGGTGTGCAGAAGGCTCTCGGTGCGCATAGGCAGGATAAGGACTCTCTTGGGGGAGAAGAAGGCGAGGTTTGAGCAGGAGAACGTGAGGGGTCCAGAACGTGCATATCCCCCTTGCATCAGGGAGGCGATGAGGCTTGTAAGAGAGGGGATGAACCTTCCCCACTCCCAGAGGTTTGCCCTCACATCCTTTCTGCTCACCATAGGGTGGGGTGTGCAGGAGGTCGTTGAGCTGCTCGCATCCTCCCCAGACTTTGATGAGAAGATGGCCACATATCAGGTAGAGCACATCGCGGGCTCCACAGGAACTACGTATACTCCCCCCTCGTGTGCTACCATGCAGACGTATGGCAACTGCATGGGCAAGGATGAGCTGTGTGCGAGGGTGAGCCATCCCCTTGCCTACTACAGGTGGCGGGTGAAGAAAGAGGGGCGGGTGAAGAAAGAGGGGGAATAG
- a CDS encoding DNA polymerase sliding clamp, with product MREGLEMFKASIRAELLRDALEVMNTLVDEAVIQVGEGGLHSKAVEPANAAMVVLDMEAGAFEAYEADGGELGIDLSRLLKAVSMAQKGDITMLELEQDTHKLRLELSGITYHLSLLDPSTIRRVPRVPQLELPARIIMQGVDFQRAIRAASDVGSYLALGVENEEFYVEVEGDTEKMRFTLTKDELIDLKGSNARSLFSLEYLRDISKSRAMSNSDILIEIGIDYPMRLSFDFADGTCKATYIVAPRVESA from the coding sequence GTGAGGGAGGGCTTAGAGATGTTCAAGGCGAGTATCAGAGCCGAGTTGCTGAGGGATGCACTCGAGGTCATGAACACACTCGTGGATGAGGCAGTGATACAGGTGGGCGAGGGGGGGCTGCACTCAAAGGCAGTGGAGCCAGCCAACGCCGCCATGGTGGTTCTCGACATGGAGGCAGGGGCGTTTGAGGCCTATGAAGCTGATGGAGGCGAGCTCGGCATTGACCTCAGCAGGCTGTTGAAGGCGGTCAGCATGGCTCAGAAGGGGGACATTACCATGCTGGAGCTGGAGCAGGACACACACAAGCTCAGGCTCGAGCTGTCTGGTATTACCTATCATCTTTCCCTGCTCGATCCCTCCACCATCAGGCGTGTCCCAAGGGTGCCTCAGCTCGAGCTTCCAGCTCGCATCATCATGCAAGGGGTGGACTTTCAGCGGGCCATAAGGGCGGCCTCGGATGTGGGAAGCTACCTTGCCCTCGGTGTTGAGAACGAGGAGTTCTATGTGGAGGTGGAGGGCGATACCGAGAAGATGAGGTTCACGCTCACAAAAGATGAGCTAATCGACCTTAAGGGGAGCAATGCGAGGTCCCTCTTCTCGCTGGAGTACCTCAGGGACATCAGCAAGAGCAGGGCGATGTCGAATTCTGATATCCTGATTGAGATTGGGATAGACTATCCCATGAGGCTCTCTTTCGATTTCGCCGATGGCACGTGCAAGGCCACCTACATCGTGGCACCGAGGGTGGAGTCAGCCTGA
- a CDS encoding DUF5814 domain-containing protein — MSLCVYLHPRKSSVRLYPLSSRRGTPKLVGVLYFGRTQRGHRPVRFQVMRGERIESRDPREALELLRRASSLCVVDEPAHATTQALRDMLSAYQLTATPVQVCRHCLARGTITPRDGSFVRYGGEHICFSCASAELELELATLLSATRGSAAARYMRSLLSRVRDLDAVLAQLTPEGVRDELSLVDVLEAVDEHTDISWADVPLHPHLKKLLAKEFKRPLPIQAMCIRAGLLEGEHMLVASQTASGKTLVGEMAGIQRVLEGRGKLLFLVPLVALAYQKYDQFSSRYELDVSLVVGKTRVWTKQDSYPDVNTSLDADVLVGTYEGVDSVLRAGGSLGRVGCVVVDEVHMLMDEERGHRLDGLIARLKHAHPDAQMLYLSATVGEPRALAKSLGAKLVEYTHRPIPLRRHLIFCPSQKKHRVIRKIVNIQWKLVSSKGYRGQTIVFTSSRRRCEQLAKLLSTHEVPARAYHAGLPSQRRREVQRRFESGEIGCVVTTAALSAGVDFPASCVVFDSLAMGIKELGIGEFNQMLGRAGRPDYHDEGSVYLLVDPARRIGPHTEDELALMLLKGEVEPVKVEYIHEAMLEEVLASCACARTLPELEQICSSMLASPSADKCVRTLSHLGLVKLKGKHISLSELGRVAATSFLAPSELMSMLEHVRSGTPPLEALVHIAVLDAVHLAMRRDTSVSDRVFSHMFEGMLERQMLRRLGADAERVLRFVRDFLSCKCAENPFCGCPERQFSKRVIELRAEGLDPEEINDVLREEYGVYVYGGDMYTYLTQAVRLLESYEQLCELAGMHELAEQSRALAERIEGTPPGSKLL; from the coding sequence ATGTCGCTGTGCGTGTACCTCCATCCCAGAAAGTCGAGTGTGCGCCTCTATCCTCTCTCCTCTCGCAGGGGCACGCCCAAGCTCGTGGGAGTGCTCTATTTTGGCAGAACCCAGAGGGGGCATCGCCCAGTTCGCTTTCAGGTGATGAGGGGGGAGAGGATAGAGTCCAGAGACCCGAGGGAGGCGCTGGAGCTGCTCAGGAGAGCATCGTCCCTCTGTGTGGTGGATGAGCCAGCGCATGCCACCACGCAGGCCCTCCGCGACATGCTCTCCGCATATCAGCTCACAGCCACCCCGGTGCAGGTGTGTCGGCACTGTCTTGCCCGTGGCACCATCACGCCAAGGGATGGCAGCTTTGTTCGCTATGGTGGTGAGCACATATGCTTCTCCTGTGCATCAGCCGAGCTGGAGCTGGAGCTTGCCACCCTCCTCTCTGCCACCCGCGGCTCTGCTGCTGCACGATATATGCGCTCGTTGCTCTCAAGGGTGAGGGACCTCGATGCGGTGCTCGCCCAGCTCACTCCCGAGGGAGTGAGGGATGAGCTCTCGCTCGTGGACGTGCTGGAGGCGGTGGACGAGCACACTGACATCTCATGGGCAGATGTCCCGCTGCATCCCCATCTTAAAAAGCTGCTCGCTAAGGAGTTCAAGAGGCCGCTGCCCATCCAGGCGATGTGTATCAGAGCAGGGCTTCTCGAGGGAGAGCACATGCTGGTGGCATCTCAGACGGCAAGTGGCAAGACCCTAGTGGGTGAGATGGCGGGCATCCAGAGGGTGCTCGAGGGCAGGGGAAAGCTGCTCTTCCTCGTCCCTCTCGTGGCTCTTGCCTACCAGAAGTATGACCAGTTCTCGTCCCGCTATGAGCTCGATGTCTCTTTGGTGGTTGGCAAGACAAGGGTCTGGACAAAGCAGGACAGCTATCCAGATGTGAACACCAGCCTCGATGCGGACGTGCTCGTGGGCACATACGAGGGAGTGGACAGCGTGCTTCGGGCTGGAGGCTCGCTGGGAAGGGTGGGGTGTGTGGTGGTGGATGAGGTGCACATGCTCATGGATGAGGAGAGGGGGCACAGGCTGGACGGGCTCATTGCGAGGCTGAAGCACGCCCATCCAGATGCTCAGATGCTCTACCTGTCCGCCACCGTGGGTGAGCCAAGGGCGCTCGCCAAGAGCCTTGGAGCCAAGCTCGTGGAGTACACCCACCGCCCCATCCCCTTAAGAAGGCATCTGATTTTCTGTCCTTCCCAGAAGAAACACAGGGTGATACGGAAAATTGTGAATATCCAGTGGAAGCTCGTTTCATCCAAGGGCTACCGTGGGCAGACCATCGTGTTCACAAGCTCGAGAAGGCGGTGCGAGCAGCTCGCCAAGCTGCTGAGCACTCACGAGGTGCCAGCGAGGGCATACCATGCGGGGCTTCCAAGCCAGCGGCGGAGGGAAGTCCAGAGGCGGTTTGAAAGCGGAGAGATAGGGTGTGTGGTCACCACGGCGGCCCTCTCGGCTGGAGTGGACTTTCCAGCCTCGTGCGTGGTGTTCGACTCGCTGGCAATGGGTATAAAGGAGCTTGGCATCGGCGAGTTCAACCAGATGCTGGGAAGGGCTGGAAGGCCCGACTATCACGATGAGGGCAGTGTGTATCTGCTGGTTGACCCAGCGAGAAGGATTGGACCCCACACAGAGGATGAGCTTGCCCTGATGCTGCTGAAGGGGGAGGTGGAGCCCGTGAAGGTCGAGTATATCCATGAGGCAATGCTCGAGGAGGTGCTGGCAAGCTGTGCCTGTGCACGAACACTCCCCGAGCTCGAGCAGATATGCTCCAGCATGCTCGCCTCGCCCAGCGCGGATAAGTGTGTTCGTACACTCTCCCATCTTGGGCTTGTAAAGCTCAAGGGCAAGCACATCTCTCTTTCTGAGCTTGGAAGGGTGGCAGCCACGAGCTTTCTTGCGCCCTCCGAGCTAATGAGCATGCTCGAGCACGTGCGCTCTGGAACACCTCCCCTCGAGGCATTGGTGCACATTGCGGTGCTCGATGCGGTGCACCTTGCCATGAGAAGAGATACCTCAGTCTCCGATAGGGTGTTTTCCCATATGTTCGAGGGAATGCTGGAAAGGCAGATGCTCAGGAGGTTGGGGGCGGATGCAGAGAGGGTGTTGAGGTTTGTCCGTGATTTTCTCTCGTGCAAGTGTGCAGAAAACCCGTTTTGTGGCTGCCCTGAGCGGCAGTTCTCCAAGAGAGTTATCGAGCTTAGGGCAGAGGGGCTCGACCCCGAGGAGATTAACGATGTGCTGAGGGAGGAGTATGGGGTGTACGTATATGGTGGGGACATGTACACCTATCTCACGCAGGCCGTGCGGTTGCTGGAGAGCTATGAGCAGCTCTGCGAGCTTGCTGGCATGCACGAGCTGGCAGAGCAGTCGAGAGCGCTGGCAGAGCGCATCGAGGGCACACCACCGGGCAGCAAGCTTTTATAA
- the hisB gene encoding imidazoleglycerol-phosphate dehydratase HisB: MARAASARRKTSETDISVQLDIDGGGASKISTGIPFLDHMLTTLATHSGFDLVVDAKGDIEVDVHHTMEDVAIVLGDVLDEALSERGDIARFAHAVVPMDEALSLAAVDLATRSYLVFDVPLEWGQVGGVPAELFEHFFDTLTRNARFTLHIITRGRDRHHIVEASFKATALALGQATRPIGGGARSTKGVL; encoded by the coding sequence ATGGCGCGAGCTGCCAGTGCCAGGAGGAAGACGAGCGAGACAGACATCAGCGTTCAGCTCGACATCGATGGTGGCGGTGCATCCAAGATATCCACGGGCATCCCATTTTTGGACCACATGCTCACAACTCTTGCAACCCACTCTGGGTTCGACCTCGTGGTGGATGCAAAGGGGGACATCGAGGTGGACGTGCACCACACGATGGAGGATGTGGCGATTGTGCTGGGAGATGTGCTCGATGAGGCTCTCTCTGAGAGAGGGGACATAGCGAGGTTTGCCCATGCGGTGGTGCCCATGGATGAAGCACTCTCGCTTGCGGCAGTTGACCTCGCGACACGCAGCTACCTCGTGTTCGATGTGCCCCTCGAGTGGGGACAGGTGGGCGGGGTGCCAGCCGAGCTGTTTGAGCACTTCTTTGACACACTCACCAGAAATGCCCGATTCACGCTGCACATCATCACGAGGGGAAGAGACCGCCACCACATCGTGGAGGCGTCATTCAAGGCAACAGCCCTCGCCCTCGGGCAGGCCACCCGTCCCATAGGTGGTGGGGCAAGGAGCACCAAGGGAGTGCTGTAG